A genomic stretch from Bradyrhizobium quebecense includes:
- the ssuD gene encoding FMNH2-dependent alkanesulfonate monooxygenase — translation MEAGHVSTPTNANILWFLPTHGDSRYLGTSIGGREVNFNYLRQIAQAADQLGYYGVLLPTGRSCEDSWVVASGIAPWTERLRYLVAVRPGLQSPSVAARMTATLDRLSNGRLLINVVTGGDPIENKGDGIFLDHDERYAVTREFLNVYSDLLAGKTVNVEGKHIRIEDGRLLFNPVQTPRPPLYFGGSSDAGIDVAVDTVDKYLTWGEPPAQVAEKIARVKAVAVQRGRKLSFGIRLHVIVRETNAEAWRAADELIQYVTDDTIAAAQKIFSRMDSVGQQRMAQLHGGRRDKLEISPNLWAGVGLVRGGAGTALVGDPETVAARIKEYQDVGVDTFIMSGYPHLEEAYRFAELVFPLLSLAQPGNVTPIRVNTGPFGETIGNDYRPQKQASQS, via the coding sequence ATGGAGGCCGGGCACGTGAGCACCCCAACCAACGCCAACATCCTCTGGTTCCTGCCGACCCATGGCGACAGCCGCTATCTAGGCACGTCGATCGGCGGCCGCGAGGTGAACTTCAATTATCTGCGCCAGATTGCGCAGGCCGCCGACCAGCTCGGCTACTACGGCGTGCTGCTGCCGACGGGCCGGAGCTGCGAGGATTCCTGGGTGGTGGCCTCGGGCATCGCGCCCTGGACCGAGCGCCTGCGCTATCTTGTGGCGGTCAGGCCCGGCCTGCAATCGCCAAGCGTCGCCGCGCGCATGACCGCGACCTTGGACCGGCTGTCGAACGGCCGCCTGCTGATCAATGTCGTCACCGGCGGCGATCCGATCGAGAACAAGGGCGACGGCATCTTCCTCGATCACGACGAGCGCTACGCGGTGACGCGTGAATTCCTGAACGTCTACAGCGATCTGCTCGCCGGCAAGACGGTCAATGTCGAAGGCAAGCACATCAGGATCGAGGACGGCCGCCTGCTGTTCAATCCGGTGCAAACGCCGCGGCCGCCGCTGTATTTCGGCGGCTCGTCGGATGCCGGCATCGACGTCGCAGTCGATACCGTCGACAAGTACCTGACCTGGGGCGAGCCGCCGGCCCAGGTCGCCGAGAAGATCGCGAGGGTGAAAGCCGTCGCCGTGCAGCGCGGCCGCAAGCTCTCTTTCGGCATCCGCCTGCACGTGATCGTGCGCGAGACCAACGCCGAGGCGTGGAGGGCGGCCGACGAGCTGATCCAGTACGTCACCGACGACACCATCGCGGCCGCACAGAAGATCTTTTCGCGGATGGATTCGGTCGGCCAGCAGCGCATGGCGCAGCTGCACGGCGGCCGTCGCGACAAGCTCGAGATCAGCCCGAATCTGTGGGCCGGCGTCGGCCTGGTGCGCGGCGGGGCCGGCACCGCGCTGGTCGGCGATCCCGAGACCGTCGCCGCGCGGATCAAGGAGTATCAGGACGTCGGCGTCGATACCTTCATCATGTCGGGTTACCCGCATCTCGAGGAAGCCTATCGGTTCGCCGAGCTGGTGTTCCCGCTGCTGTCGTTGGCGCAACCCGGCAACGTGACGCCGATCCGCGTCAACACCGGGCCGTTCGGCGAGACCATCGGCAACGACTACCGTCCGCAAAAGCAGGCATCGCAATCATGA
- a CDS encoding flavin reductase family protein, with protein MNSVVRNVSIEPAVAADEFRGAMRHLTGGVSVITAGRGKEISGMTVTSVSSLSVEPPSLIVSINRAASSWPLIARHGVFGVNILTADQLDIAERFTGKGGLKGADRFTGAEWTTRATGAPLLVGALAAIDCEVEEVIERHSHAIVIGRVLDVIASERTAALAYWHGEYVAIDRDEDAARLAEVSLPSRHVHPRGVR; from the coding sequence ATGAATTCCGTCGTCCGCAATGTTTCGATCGAGCCCGCGGTGGCGGCCGATGAATTCCGTGGCGCGATGCGCCATCTCACCGGCGGCGTCAGCGTCATCACCGCCGGCCGGGGTAAGGAAATTTCGGGAATGACGGTGACGTCGGTGTCGTCGCTGTCGGTCGAGCCGCCGTCGCTGATCGTCAGCATCAACCGCGCCGCCTCGTCATGGCCGCTGATCGCGCGCCATGGCGTGTTCGGCGTCAACATCCTGACCGCGGATCAGCTCGACATCGCCGAGCGCTTTACCGGCAAGGGTGGCTTGAAGGGCGCCGACCGGTTCACTGGAGCCGAATGGACGACGCGCGCCACGGGCGCGCCGTTGCTGGTCGGGGCACTGGCTGCGATCGACTGTGAGGTCGAGGAGGTCATCGAGCGGCATTCGCACGCGATCGTCATCGGTCGCGTGCTCGACGTGATCGCATCGGAACGCACTGCCGCGCTGGCGTATTGGCACGGCGAATATGTCGCGATCGACCGCGACGAAGACGCCGCCAGACTGGCCGAGGTCAGCCTGCCGTCACGTCACGTTCATCCCCGGGGCGTGCGCTAG
- a CDS encoding sigma-54 interaction domain-containing protein, whose protein sequence is MRLLIVGTLKGQLTTATKIAMDNGASVTHAEAAEQAMNVLRSGKGADLLLVDVGLDIRDLVMRLEAEHIHVPIVACGISNDARAAVAAIHAGAKEYIPLPPDPELIAAVLAAVANDARDLIYRDEAMGRVIKLAQQIAGSDASVMITGESGTGKEVLARYVHSRSARAKRPFISINCAAIPEHLLESELFGHEKGAFTGAVARRIGKFEEATGGTLLLDEISEMDVRLQSKLLRAIQERVIDRVGGTKPVPVDIRIIATSNRNLSEAVREGSFREDLLFRLNVVNLKIPPLRDRPADILELAQHFAKKYAEANGVAVRPISTEARHVLTANRWQGNVRELENTIHRSVLMAQGDEIGADAILTPDGDRLDLAKTAPAVAHATLAAEQVTRALVGRTVADVERDLILETLKHCLGNRTHAANILGISIRTLRNKLNEYADGGIPITPAGNGAPDYQRMASAG, encoded by the coding sequence ATGCGGCTTCTCATCGTTGGCACCCTGAAGGGCCAGCTCACGACCGCGACCAAGATCGCAATGGACAACGGCGCCTCGGTGACCCACGCCGAGGCCGCCGAGCAGGCGATGAACGTGCTGCGCAGCGGCAAGGGCGCCGACCTCCTGCTGGTCGATGTCGGCCTCGACATCCGCGACCTCGTGATGCGGCTCGAGGCCGAACATATCCACGTGCCGATCGTCGCCTGCGGCATCTCCAACGATGCCCGCGCCGCGGTCGCCGCGATCCACGCCGGCGCCAAGGAATACATCCCGCTGCCGCCCGACCCCGAGCTGATCGCAGCGGTGCTCGCCGCGGTCGCCAACGACGCGCGCGATCTCATCTATCGCGACGAGGCGATGGGCCGGGTGATCAAGCTCGCACAGCAGATCGCGGGCTCCGACGCCTCCGTGATGATCACCGGTGAATCCGGCACCGGCAAGGAAGTGCTGGCGCGCTACGTCCATTCCCGCTCGGCCCGCGCCAAGCGGCCGTTCATCTCGATCAACTGCGCGGCGATCCCGGAACACCTGCTGGAATCCGAGCTGTTCGGCCATGAGAAGGGCGCTTTCACCGGCGCGGTGGCGCGCCGCATCGGCAAGTTCGAGGAAGCGACCGGCGGCACGCTGCTGCTCGACGAAATCTCCGAGATGGATGTCCGCCTGCAGTCCAAGCTGCTGCGCGCGATCCAGGAGCGCGTAATCGACCGCGTCGGCGGCACCAAGCCGGTTCCGGTCGACATCCGCATCATCGCGACCTCGAACCGCAATCTGTCGGAGGCGGTGCGCGAGGGCTCTTTCCGCGAGGACCTGCTGTTCCGCCTCAACGTCGTCAACCTGAAGATCCCGCCGCTGCGCGATCGTCCGGCCGACATCCTCGAATTGGCGCAGCATTTCGCCAAGAAATATGCCGAGGCCAACGGCGTGGCGGTCCGCCCGATCTCGACTGAGGCCCGCCACGTCCTGACCGCGAACCGCTGGCAGGGCAACGTCCGCGAGCTCGAGAACACCATCCATCGCTCGGTCCTGATGGCGCAGGGCGACGAGATCGGCGCGGACGCGATCCTGACCCCCGACGGCGACCGTCTCGACCTCGCCAAGACCGCGCCCGCGGTCGCGCACGCCACGCTGGCCGCCGAGCAGGTCACCCGCGCGCTGGTCGGCCGCACGGTTGCCGACGTCGAACGCGACCTGATCCTGGAAACGCTGAAGCACTGCCTCGGCAACCGCACCCATGCCGCCAACATCCTCGGCATCTCGATCCGCACGCTGCGCAACAAGCTGAACGAATATGCCGACGGCGGCATCCCCATCACCCCCGCCGGCAATGGCGCGCCCGATTATCAGCGCATGGCGAGCGCCGGCTGA
- the fliF gene encoding flagellar basal-body MS-ring/collar protein FliF, which produces MVAVTAALIGFFAFVIMRVTTPQMTTLFTDLSTEDSSAIIKELERQAIPFELRSDGAAIMVPKDKVTRLRMKLAEGGMPKGGGVGYEIFDKSDALGTTSFVQNINHLRALEGELARTIRAIDRVQAARVHLVLPEKPLFSRETPEPSASIVLRVRGALEPQQIRAIRHVVASAVNGLKPQRVSIVDEAGQLLADGAQSDADAAVGDERRAAFEKRMRKQVEDIVSSVVGAGRARVQLSADFDYNKITQTSDKFDPEGRVLRSTQTREESSLTADNSGQVTVNNELPGNQNQDNAARARDQSKKSEETNNYEISRTTKTEVTEAGRVNRISVAVLVDGAYAKNEKGEMVYQDRTKEQLDRIAALVRSAIGFDQKRGDQVEVVNLRFAEPPTAQPIAQPIAQPTGLLGMLQFTKDDVMYVIELGVMMMLGLVVLFMVVRPLVKRIVAADVIPALGGGAGVPALAEAHAESAGAPGQALIPSGSGAAQLIDVAQIQGQVHAQAVHRVGELAERNPNETVSIVRQWLSEPVEN; this is translated from the coding sequence ATGGTTGCGGTCACCGCGGCCCTGATCGGTTTCTTCGCGTTCGTCATCATGCGCGTCACCACGCCCCAGATGACCACCCTCTTCACCGACCTGTCGACCGAGGATTCCTCGGCCATTATCAAGGAGCTGGAGCGCCAGGCGATCCCGTTCGAGCTGCGCAGTGACGGCGCCGCGATCATGGTGCCGAAAGACAAGGTGACGCGGCTCCGGATGAAGCTCGCCGAGGGCGGCATGCCCAAGGGCGGCGGCGTAGGCTACGAGATCTTTGACAAGTCGGACGCGCTCGGCACCACGAGCTTCGTCCAGAACATCAATCATTTGAGGGCGCTAGAGGGCGAGCTCGCCCGCACCATCCGCGCCATCGACCGCGTCCAGGCCGCGCGCGTCCACCTCGTGCTGCCGGAAAAGCCGCTGTTCTCACGCGAGACGCCGGAACCATCCGCCTCGATCGTGCTCAGGGTGCGCGGCGCGCTGGAGCCGCAGCAGATCCGCGCGATCCGCCATGTCGTCGCCTCCGCCGTCAACGGGTTGAAGCCGCAGCGGGTCTCGATCGTCGACGAGGCCGGCCAGTTGCTCGCCGATGGCGCCCAATCCGATGCCGATGCCGCGGTCGGCGACGAGCGCCGCGCCGCCTTCGAGAAGCGGATGCGCAAGCAGGTCGAGGACATCGTCTCCTCGGTGGTCGGCGCCGGGCGCGCCCGCGTCCAGCTCTCTGCCGACTTCGACTACAACAAGATCACCCAGACCTCGGACAAGTTCGACCCCGAAGGCCGCGTGCTGCGCTCGACCCAGACCCGCGAGGAATCGAGCCTCACCGCCGACAATTCCGGCCAGGTCACCGTCAACAACGAATTGCCGGGCAACCAGAACCAGGACAACGCTGCCCGCGCCCGCGACCAGAGCAAGAAGAGCGAGGAAACCAACAACTACGAGATTTCCCGCACCACCAAGACCGAGGTGACCGAGGCCGGCCGCGTCAACCGCATCTCGGTCGCGGTGCTGGTCGACGGCGCCTACGCCAAGAACGAAAAAGGCGAGATGGTCTACCAGGACCGCACCAAGGAGCAGCTCGACCGCATCGCCGCCCTGGTCCGCTCCGCGATCGGCTTCGACCAGAAGCGCGGCGACCAGGTCGAGGTCGTCAACCTGCGCTTCGCCGAGCCGCCGACCGCGCAGCCGATCGCGCAGCCGATCGCGCAGCCGACCGGCCTGCTCGGCATGCTGCAATTCACCAAGGATGACGTGATGTACGTCATCGAGCTCGGGGTCATGATGATGCTCGGCCTGGTCGTGCTGTTCATGGTGGTCCGCCCGCTGGTCAAGCGCATCGTGGCGGCCGACGTCATTCCGGCGCTGGGTGGCGGCGCCGGCGTGCCCGCGCTGGCCGAAGCCCATGCCGAGAGCGCCGGTGCGCCGGGCCAGGCGCTGATCCCGAGCGGCAGCGGCGCGGCGCAATTGATCGACGTCGCCCAGATCCAGGGTCAGGTCCACGCCCAGGCCGTGCACCGGGTCGGCGAACTCGCCGAACGCAATCCGAACGAAACCGTCTCCATCGTTCGTCAATGGCTGAGCGAGCCGGTGGAGAACTGA
- the fliN gene encoding flagellar motor switch protein FliN → MSDTDTQVPLPDLNASDAPGIDDIGYNEDENAARIAADLEAVFDVPVQVSAVLGRSKMDVGDLLKLGPGTVLELDRRVGEAIDIYVNNRLVARGEVVLVEDKLGVTMTEIIKAERS, encoded by the coding sequence ATGAGCGACACCGACACCCAAGTCCCGCTTCCCGATCTCAACGCCTCCGACGCGCCCGGGATCGACGACATCGGCTACAACGAGGACGAAAATGCCGCGCGCATCGCCGCCGACCTCGAGGCCGTGTTCGACGTGCCGGTGCAGGTCTCGGCGGTGCTCGGCCGCTCCAAGATGGATGTCGGCGACCTGCTGAAGCTCGGGCCGGGCACCGTGCTCGAACTCGACCGCCGCGTCGGCGAGGCGATCGACATCTACGTCAACAACCGCCTGGTGGCGCGTGGTGAAGTGGTGCTGGTGGAAGACAAGCTCGGCGTGACCATGACCGAAATCATCAAGGCAGAACGCTCGTAA
- a CDS encoding sulfonate ABC transporter substrate-binding protein gives MTRLFRRWVARAVLSVSIVAASVGASYGQEKVVRIGFQKYGKLVLLKSKGSLEEKLKSVGYKVAWTEFPSGPPLLEALNVGVIDFGNTGEAPPIFAQAAGAPLQYVAYEPPAPKGEAILVPKDSPIKSVADLRGKKVALNKGSNVHYLLVKALEKAGVKYPEIEPVFLAPADARAAFERGAVDAWVIWDPFQAAAEAATGARTVADGTGIVANYQFYFASKKFLQTDPKIVELVLAQLSEVDDWAKGDIHAVAEQLAPSIGLSVPVVEVALKRQAYGIKPVTDTVIADQQQVADTFFALGLIPKPIKISDVAWRPGT, from the coding sequence ATGACGCGTTTGTTTCGACGCTGGGTCGCCCGCGCGGTGCTGTCGGTCAGCATCGTGGCTGCTAGCGTCGGCGCCTCCTACGGTCAGGAGAAGGTCGTCCGCATCGGCTTCCAGAAATACGGCAAGCTGGTGCTGTTGAAAAGCAAGGGCTCGCTCGAGGAGAAGCTGAAATCGGTCGGCTACAAGGTCGCCTGGACCGAGTTTCCGTCCGGGCCGCCGCTGCTTGAAGCGCTCAATGTCGGCGTGATCGATTTCGGCAACACCGGCGAGGCGCCGCCGATCTTCGCGCAGGCCGCCGGGGCGCCGCTCCAGTATGTCGCCTACGAGCCGCCGGCGCCAAAGGGCGAGGCGATCCTGGTGCCGAAGGACAGCCCGATCAAATCGGTCGCCGATCTCAGGGGCAAGAAGGTCGCGCTGAACAAGGGCTCCAACGTCCACTATCTGCTGGTGAAGGCGCTGGAGAAAGCTGGCGTCAAATATCCCGAGATCGAGCCGGTGTTCCTGGCGCCGGCCGATGCACGCGCGGCGTTCGAGCGCGGCGCGGTCGATGCCTGGGTGATCTGGGATCCGTTCCAGGCCGCGGCGGAGGCCGCGACCGGCGCGCGCACCGTCGCCGACGGCACCGGCATCGTCGCCAACTATCAGTTCTACTTCGCCTCGAAGAAGTTCCTGCAGACCGATCCGAAGATCGTCGAGCTCGTGCTGGCGCAGCTGAGCGAGGTCGATGACTGGGCCAAGGGTGACATTCACGCCGTCGCCGAACAGCTGGCGCCGAGCATCGGCCTGTCGGTGCCGGTGGTCGAGGTCGCGCTGAAGCGGCAGGCCTACGGCATCAAGCCGGTCACCGATACCGTGATCGCGGATCAGCAACAGGTCGCCGACACGTTCTTCGCGCTCGGCCTGATCCCCAAACCAATCAAGATTTCCGACGTCGCATGGAGGCCGGGCACGTGA
- a CDS encoding sulfonate ABC transporter substrate-binding protein: MKRREFLQLSLATAAAAALSGRAQAQADAKEVRIGYQKNGVLVITRQREALENHFKPQGVSVKWVEFSSGPPMMEAMNVGSVDYGAVGDSPPIFAQAAGAAIVYAAAQPIINGSGILVPQNSAITAIADLKGKRVGFTKGSSAHNVVIQTLEKAGLTYDDITPVYLTPPDAGPAFANGGIDAWAIWDPYFAIAETRQNGRILVKSSDITKTNAFYIANRDFANKHGALLQQIVDVTTSTAKWAEAHPDEVAKSLAAVTGVPLDIQTIAAKRAGFSVGPVTDDIIATQQGVADRFFKLGLIPRQIAIRDIVWRNTQT, translated from the coding sequence ATGAAGCGTCGTGAGTTCCTCCAGCTGTCGCTTGCCACAGCAGCTGCTGCTGCGCTGTCAGGGCGCGCGCAGGCCCAGGCGGACGCGAAGGAAGTTCGTATCGGCTACCAGAAGAACGGCGTGCTCGTTATCACGCGCCAGCGTGAGGCCTTGGAAAATCATTTCAAGCCGCAGGGCGTCAGCGTGAAATGGGTCGAGTTCTCCTCGGGCCCGCCGATGATGGAGGCGATGAATGTCGGCAGCGTCGATTACGGCGCGGTCGGCGATTCCCCGCCGATCTTCGCCCAGGCCGCGGGCGCGGCCATCGTCTATGCCGCCGCGCAGCCCATCATCAACGGGTCGGGGATCCTGGTGCCGCAGAATTCGGCAATCACCGCCATCGCCGATCTCAAGGGCAAGCGTGTCGGCTTCACCAAGGGATCCAGTGCGCACAACGTCGTGATCCAGACGCTGGAGAAGGCCGGGCTGACCTATGACGACATCACGCCGGTCTATCTGACGCCGCCGGACGCAGGTCCTGCCTTTGCCAATGGCGGCATCGACGCCTGGGCGATCTGGGATCCGTATTTTGCGATCGCCGAGACCAGGCAGAACGGCCGCATTCTGGTCAAGAGCAGCGATATCACCAAGACCAACGCGTTCTACATCGCCAACCGCGATTTCGCGAACAAGCACGGCGCCCTGCTGCAGCAGATCGTCGATGTCACGACATCAACGGCGAAATGGGCCGAGGCGCATCCCGATGAGGTCGCGAAATCGCTGGCCGCCGTCACCGGCGTCCCGCTCGATATCCAGACCATCGCGGCAAAGCGGGCCGGCTTCTCGGTCGGCCCCGTGACCGACGACATCATTGCGACCCAGCAGGGCGTCGCCGATCGCTTCTTCAAGCTCGGCCTGATCCCAAGGCAGATCGCGATCCGCGACATCGTCTGGCGCAATACCCAGACCTGA
- the fliG gene encoding flagellar motor switch protein FliG — MAAVPQTTNANDIATVLSTLANRQSARPKGKPLPGPKRAAILMLALGEQYGGKIWSMLDDEEVRELSVHMSTLGTVEADVVEDLMLEFVSRMSASGALMGNFDATERLLQQYLPAERVTGIMDEIRGPAGRNMWEKLSNVQEEVLANYLKNEYPQTIAVVLSKLKPEHAARVLAILPEDIALDVVGRMLRMEAVQKEVIERVEQTLRTEFMSNLSQTRRRDAHEVMAEIFNNFDRQTETRFITSLEEENRESAERIKALMFTFDDLIKLDSASAQTLMRNIDKDKLGVALKSANEEVRSFFLGNMSSRAGKMLMDDMAAMGPVRLRDVDEAQALLVNLAKDLAARGEITLTKNRADDELVY; from the coding sequence ATGGCCGCCGTACCCCAGACCACCAACGCCAACGACATCGCCACCGTCCTCTCGACGCTGGCGAACCGGCAGAGCGCCCGGCCCAAGGGCAAGCCGCTGCCCGGCCCGAAGCGCGCCGCGATCCTGATGCTCGCGCTCGGCGAGCAATATGGCGGCAAGATCTGGTCGATGCTCGACGACGAGGAGGTCCGCGAGCTGTCGGTCCACATGTCGACGCTCGGCACCGTCGAGGCCGACGTGGTCGAGGACCTGATGCTGGAATTCGTCTCGCGGATGTCGGCCTCCGGCGCGCTGATGGGCAATTTCGACGCCACCGAACGGCTGCTGCAGCAATATCTGCCGGCCGAGCGCGTCACCGGCATCATGGACGAGATCCGCGGCCCCGCCGGCCGCAACATGTGGGAGAAGCTCTCCAACGTGCAGGAAGAGGTGCTCGCCAACTACCTCAAGAACGAATACCCGCAGACCATCGCCGTGGTGCTGTCGAAACTGAAGCCGGAGCACGCCGCGCGCGTGCTGGCGATCCTGCCCGAGGACATCGCGCTCGACGTGGTCGGCCGCATGCTGCGGATGGAGGCGGTGCAGAAGGAAGTCATCGAGCGCGTCGAGCAGACGCTGCGCACCGAGTTCATGTCGAACCTGTCGCAGACCCGCCGCCGCGACGCCCATGAGGTGATGGCCGAGATCTTCAACAACTTCGACCGCCAGACCGAGACCCGCTTCATCACCTCGCTGGAAGAGGAAAACCGCGAATCCGCCGAACGCATCAAGGCGCTGATGTTCACCTTCGACGACCTGATCAAGCTCGACTCCGCCTCGGCCCAGACGCTGATGCGCAACATCGACAAGGACAAGCTCGGCGTCGCGCTGAAGAGCGCCAACGAGGAGGTGCGCAGCTTCTTCCTCGGCAATATGTCCTCGCGCGCCGGCAAGATGCTGATGGACGACATGGCCGCGATGGGCCCGGTGCGCCTGCGCGACGTCGACGAGGCGCAGGCGCTGCTGGTCAACCTCGCCAAGGACCTCGCCGCCCGCGGCGAGATCACCCTGACCAAGAACCGCGCCGACGACGAGCTGGTGTACTGA
- a CDS encoding FliH/SctL family protein — MAAPAKFLFDTDFSAPDRSRERAPTPAEVAQKVADAEARAYRAGYEAALREAKVESDRRAAQALEEIGTAIKGIAARFAGIETRMETEAVDVAVAVARKLCSELVAREPLGEITALVSDCFSHLVATPHLVVRINDALYEAAHDNIERVAAHSGFQGRLVILAEPTIATGDCRIEWADGGVVLERAAIEGKINELVGRYLASRSQAG; from the coding sequence ATGGCCGCACCCGCAAAATTCCTGTTCGACACGGACTTTTCGGCGCCGGACCGTTCGCGCGAGCGCGCCCCGACCCCGGCGGAGGTCGCGCAGAAGGTCGCCGACGCCGAGGCGCGGGCCTATCGCGCCGGCTATGAGGCCGCGCTGCGCGAGGCCAAGGTCGAGAGCGACCGCCGCGCGGCGCAGGCGCTGGAAGAGATCGGCACCGCGATCAAGGGCATCGCCGCGCGCTTTGCCGGCATCGAAACGCGGATGGAGACCGAGGCCGTCGATGTCGCGGTCGCGGTCGCCCGCAAGCTCTGCTCCGAACTGGTCGCACGCGAGCCGCTCGGCGAGATCACGGCGCTGGTCTCCGACTGCTTCTCGCATCTGGTGGCGACGCCGCATCTCGTGGTCCGCATCAATGACGCGCTCTACGAGGCGGCGCATGACAATATCGAGCGAGTGGCGGCGCATTCCGGCTTCCAAGGCCGGCTGGTCATCCTCGCTGAGCCCACGATTGCGACCGGCGACTGCCGGATCGAATGGGCCGACGGCGGCGTGGTGCTGGAGCGCGCCGCGATCGAAGGCAAGATCAACGAACTCGTCGGGCGCTATCTGGCGTCCCGCAGCCAGGCCGGCTGA
- a CDS encoding ATP-binding cassette domain-containing protein has translation MQEALRFQPVDAEPVDHADIVVKPRHLRRVTESAARGLALTIRGLRKAFGDNEVLRGIDLHIPAGQFVAIVGRSGCGKSTLLRLIAGLDAPTAGSIAFGEEPRAQDVRVMFQEPRLLPWARVLSNVEVGLGRERSSADAQARAERALVEVGLGEKRGQWPSVLSGGQKQRVALARALVSQPRVLAFDEPLGALDALTRISMQQLLERVWRDQGFTAILVTHDVAEAVALADRVLVIEDGRIAEDVTIDLPRPRRRGSAELAALEGEILKHLLEGSEDTSDL, from the coding sequence ATGCAAGAAGCGCTTCGTTTCCAGCCGGTTGACGCCGAGCCGGTCGACCATGCCGACATCGTCGTGAAGCCGCGGCATCTGCGGCGAGTGACGGAAAGTGCGGCCCGCGGCCTGGCGCTGACCATCCGCGGCCTTCGCAAGGCGTTCGGCGACAATGAGGTGTTGCGCGGCATCGACCTGCACATTCCCGCGGGCCAGTTCGTCGCGATCGTCGGCCGCAGCGGCTGTGGCAAGAGCACATTGCTGCGCCTGATCGCCGGCCTCGACGCGCCGACGGCAGGCAGCATCGCCTTCGGTGAAGAACCCCGGGCGCAAGACGTCCGCGTCATGTTCCAGGAGCCGCGCCTGCTGCCCTGGGCGCGGGTGCTGTCCAATGTCGAGGTGGGGCTTGGGCGCGAGCGCTCATCTGCCGACGCGCAGGCCCGTGCCGAGCGGGCGCTGGTCGAGGTCGGCCTCGGCGAAAAGCGCGGGCAGTGGCCCTCGGTGCTGTCAGGCGGTCAGAAGCAGCGTGTGGCCCTGGCGCGGGCGCTGGTCAGCCAGCCGCGCGTGCTGGCGTTCGACGAGCCGCTCGGCGCGCTCGATGCGCTGACCCGGATCTCGATGCAGCAATTGCTGGAGCGGGTCTGGCGTGACCAGGGCTTTACCGCGATCCTGGTGACGCACGATGTCGCCGAGGCGGTCGCGCTCGCCGACCGCGTGCTGGTCATCGAGGACGGCCGGATCGCCGAGGATGTCACGATCGACCTGCCGCGGCCGCGCCGGCGCGGTTCGGCCGAGCTCGCCGCGCTCGAAGGCGAGATCCTGAAGCACCTGCTCGAGGGCAGCGAAGACACATCCGATCTGTGA
- a CDS encoding ABC transporter permease subunit, translating into MSLIDSLPRVGAPKLPKIDGLIPWIVPLVIVLVWQLACVTGYVPSRVLPAPTDVALAGWKLLLSGELIRNIWVSFWRASIGFVIGGGIGFAFGLANGLSQLSAKLTDTTLQMVRNIPHLALIPLVILWFGIDESAKLFLVALGVFFPIYLNTLHGIRTVDPQLIEMGRIYGMTDGELFRRVIFPGALPSIFVGLRFALGIMWLTLIVAETIAASSGLGYMAMQAREFMLIDVVVLSILIYALLGKLADSASRALERLTLSWHPAFQKK; encoded by the coding sequence ATGAGCTTGATCGATTCGCTACCGCGCGTCGGCGCCCCCAAACTCCCCAAAATCGACGGGCTGATCCCCTGGATCGTTCCACTGGTCATTGTCCTGGTCTGGCAGCTTGCCTGCGTCACCGGCTACGTGCCGTCGCGGGTGTTGCCGGCGCCGACCGACGTGGCGCTCGCTGGCTGGAAGTTGCTGCTATCAGGCGAACTGATCCGCAACATCTGGGTCAGCTTCTGGCGCGCCTCGATCGGGTTTGTGATCGGCGGCGGAATCGGCTTTGCGTTCGGGCTCGCCAACGGCCTGTCGCAGCTGTCGGCGAAACTCACCGACACCACGCTGCAGATGGTGCGCAACATCCCGCATCTGGCGCTGATCCCGCTGGTCATCCTGTGGTTCGGCATCGACGAATCGGCAAAGCTCTTTCTCGTGGCGCTCGGCGTGTTCTTCCCGATCTATCTCAACACGCTGCACGGTATCCGTACCGTCGATCCGCAGCTGATCGAGATGGGCCGGATCTACGGCATGACCGACGGCGAGCTGTTCCGGCGGGTGATCTTCCCCGGCGCACTGCCCTCGATCTTCGTCGGCCTGCGCTTTGCGCTCGGCATCATGTGGCTGACCTTGATCGTCGCGGAGACCATCGCGGCGTCGTCGGGCCTCGGCTACATGGCGATGCAGGCGCGCGAGTTCATGCTGATCGACGTCGTCGTGCTCTCGATCCTGATCTACGCCTTGCTCGGCAAACTCGCCGACAGCGCCTCGCGGGCGCTGGAGCGCCTGACCTTGTCGTGGCACCCCGCGTTCCAGAAGAAGTGA